taattctAACAGTACTCCTTCAACTTGAGGAAGtagttttcaataatttttggGAGGgggtatataaatttttttaaccaaattctcttattttatatttctatttactattaaaaaaataaaatttcatgagGGCATGGCCCTCCTCATTTTCAGGAAGTTCCTGTTCTGTAATTAAGGCTCATTGTGATCTCATACATAATCAAGATTTACCTAGGACATGTTCAATAGGGACTAAGGACATGCTTGAACAACAAATTCATATAATCTAATCCAATATGATTCACACAATCGTAGGTATCCAAATCTATCATGTAaaagttcaataaaaaatttatattataattctaacactccctCTTTTGTAAGGTCCAaagtacaaaattttataaaactcAATATTCAAACACATACATATTTTAACTTAAGTAACAAAACGAAGGAGAACTTGTAATCATTATGTACTCAATAAATAATGTTTCCCCTTCCCACATAATAGTGAATCCTACTATTAATTTTATGGTAAAATCTAccattattttgataatattaaaattccacgaggaaaagaagaagaaagagagaaaggaaaaaatataagcAGTGGGAATCGAAATTCTAGACCCTTTTTTATTAGGTGAATTTGCTCTAtgtctttaatttttgttttttgtgaatattaattttaactttcaaagcataaaaaataacatcaaaaaattgtaatatagataaataataataataataacaaaaactcttaatttttattagatgtgataAATTTGAACCTATTATCTGTTCTATGAtttattaaattctttaaattttggacaaaattcAATTCGGAACTCTCTCTTCCAGTCCAGCCAACTACATGACGATTTATAAGACTATCAATGTGTAttattaaacaagtcacatgactcattaaaaaaatgacaaaatttaggtacaaaattagttgtaacctgaggttacaatcttactcaatattattaacattactacatatttcgaaaatctaactattggattgttctttacactcttaatacacgtcaaattttgtgccaatcgtatattatttactatataatctataagattatgttttatgcataattttaaactacaaaaacttgcaattcaaataatttattaatgacatatctattgatctttaatggacaaagtttagctacaaaattggttgtagccttactcaataaaataaaaattactacatattttgaaaatctaacctttgaattgtatgttctttatgctcttaatacacatgtcaaattttgtcaatcaaatattatttactgtatgatctataagcttatattttatacataattttaaactataaaaacttgcaatttaaacaatttattgatgacatagctattaatctttaattttctagaaatttggcaagtatggaggatataagaagaaaatataatctaatggtgaatttgtcaaaattcacctccaataaaaagatattaagtaagattATAGCCTAAAGCTTCAACCagtttgtagctaaattttatccatctttaatttttaagaaattttacaagtgtagggacacaaaaatctAAAAGACCTAAACTCACTTAGAATAGTGAAATTCGTGCTATCTAGTTAGGCCCAaatcaataaatatttgtaaaaagAGTGGGGTAAAGCAAGCTGGGCTTAGCCCGAGGATTTAGACAAAGAATGAATGAGCGAAAGCCAAAGATTAAGTGTATAAATGGTTCTTTACAATCTCGCCCGTGGACAATGTTCTTGCATAAGGATGTACActcttctctatctctctctaccTCTCCCACTATTCTTGTTCtaatatctttttcttgattttctgGGATCCCTTTCATCTGGAAGTCCCCTTTCTTTATATTCTCCCTAGCTAATTGCATCCTAGCCCTCCATCTACAATCCCCCCAACTCTCCTTAGGACACTTGTCACTTTAAACTTCTGTTGAAGGTTGTAGAAGGAGATGCTTAGTTGTGAATTCTACTATTTAGgacacttcctcattaatgcaacTGATAAAGCTGTTGCCAGTCATTTACTGCAGTGGCAATAGGTGAGCTTTCACTGGAAACTTCCTTCACCTACCCTGACTCTCACTAAACACCATCCTCTTCATTTGACTTTCCAGGAGTATTTTGTCCCATCTCCTCCTATCCTCAGGTGggtcccctcttcggccttagAATGCTTTTATAATGATAGTCATAACTTGTTGTACCCTTCCTCGGTTCTTGAGTCCCCACAACaagtatagaggatataagaagaaaatttaatccaatggtggatttgtcaaaattcacttcctataaaaaagatattgagtagggttgtaacttaaggttacaactaattttgtagttaaactttgtccttaaaaaaataatgtgagtAAAAATATACATGAATGATCTTTTAAATTGTTACATAATAGGTTTGAGGAAGATAGCTCCAAATTGATTTGGAGCTAAATTCTTTTCCTTTAATTGTTTTAAtctattatttttcaatttttaaatttgattatatttctactaatttgtaataaataagCAAAAACTTAATGCAAACCcacaaaacaataaagaaagaaattaattaaaaacataCATATATGGAATACAAATTACTTATCCCATTTTTGTGTTCCACTTTATACTCTACTTTCGTAATATGGACAAAGTTTACCTCCAAACGAATCTCTTCTAACTCATTGCATGGTGATTTATAAACAAGCCaaatatcttattaaaaaaattatgtgacaaaaatacaCCAATAATTCTAGGATCACATTCCTTATAACTCTTTTATGTGGCTAATTGTGAGTAGTgggagaaaaaattgataagtcGTTAAGAAAATGACAAGTAAATTCTCAAAGTCTACCACATAGGACATTTTTagaaaagaatataataaaaactgTGATCCTAGAATaactcccccaaaaaaaaagtgtgctTAGTTAGCGTGTTTGATTAAGAGTGTTTGAATCACAATTATCAATTTATAGTATTTAAACattgtattttgaaaacacGTTCtaatcagtttttagtttttgagtaacaatattgtaaatatattgAAAATCATAAGACCCACATAATTTGACCAAACACTACATAAATGACAATTGGTAGGACcatctttctcttcctttcttattctttatctctctttttaaaaACTCGCatctattaataattttacaattttacttTACATATGAAATAAgtcatcttttttttaaaaaaatacatatacataacaaacacatttgtgtttttttacttttgaaaatatattattaaaaatataatattaaacacattttttgcattataaatactttaaaaatacgtttttacaacacttttttaaAGCATAATTTTCACATAATTGGCCCTAATCTTTTTCGACTCAACCAACTACACATATTTTGGCACAACTAACTATAAGACAGTGTTATCCAACACttccaacaacaacaatcaccccaaaaaaaaaaaaaaaaaaaaaaaaaaaaaaaaaaaattataattataatgggGCAGTTTAGTACTTATCATAAGGTAGGTTATCCTTTAATCCAAGACAGAGTTTGGCCTTTAGGCCCATATATTCGATAGCCTTACCTATCTATCCTGCTTTGCGTGTCAAATTCGGtctttcatttctctctccctctttgcAGTACAATTCTCGaacacagaaaaagaaaaaagaaaactagggttagggtttgggtttAACTCAGTCGAGCTAAATGGAAGAAATCACGGACGGAGTGAACGCCATGAACCTGGTCGGAGATTCCCACAAGAAGAACCGAATCCAAGTCTCCAACACGAAGAAACCCTTGTTCTTCTACGTCAATCTCGCCaaggttctctctctcaaactacATCTATTCTTTTCGATCTGGGTTTTGGGTATTTTATGCTGGTGccaaaattagtatttttttaaaaaatttttaggGATTAATTGTAATGTTGGTTATGATTTGCCTTTTTTGTAATTGGTCTTCAATTGCGTTTACAGAGGTATATGCAACAGCATAACGAGGTTGAGCTCTCTGCTCTTGGAATGGGTAATGTTCCATTCACCTATCATATCCCAGCTTTTGTGTTAATCAAATCCAATGGCAGTTCTGTGTAATCGTATGTATGTATTCTTATAAATTGCACAGTGTTGTATATGAGTTGGTAAATGTGGAAACTATTAACTACTAgctgtttgtttatttgggttTGATTAAGATAcagttttcatttcttttaccTAATCTAATTATAGATTACCATGGGGAGGTGTGTAGGGCTGGGATTTAGTTGTCTAAATATGATGTGAATTCTAGTTCTGATTTGTCTGTAATTGTGGGGTTGGTGTCTCGGTAGTTTTGATTGCAAAGCGAAGTGGTATTGTAATTTGTCTACcatgaattagaaaattttctagccaagagccttgtagctcaactagttGGCACCTTCTTGTTTCCAACAGAGAGTACatccagggttcaaatccccccaaccccaactatcgaattatcaaaaattagaaaattttctcaGATTCAGTGGAGGTGTTCCTAACTTCTAAGCATTCTATTTGTGTTATCAGAAGGCCAGATTATTCCTGCTTTGTTCTTGTAATCTTTTCTTGctgcttcttatttctttaaaatagcCATATATGCGTTCATGTACATTTGATATGCCTTTTGTATATGTAAGTATCATTGGGGTCTGGTCCTTTAGGTGAGGCTCTTTTCTTTACAGAGTGGTTCCCTTTATGGCTTAGGAATTCATGGTTAGCTTACTTGATGTGTTATACTCCATGTCTATTGATAAATAGTAAATAGACCTGATGTGGCTATGCTTGACTCAGATTAACTGTTATTGTTAGGTTGTGTCTTAGTATTGTTGCATCCTCACATTTAACTGACTAGTCTTAGTATCTGTCCTGATTGCAGCTATTGCCACAGTCGTTACAATAgcagaaattttgaaaaacaatggATTGGCTGTTGAGAAGAGTAAGATTTTGTCTTCATGTGTATTTGTAATGTTTTGAGCTTACAATTAACTTTGATTCTCATTGAAAATAATATTCACTTTCTGCAGAGATCATGACCTCAACTGTTGATATCAAGGATGACTCGAGGGGGCGACCCATCCAAAAAGCAAAGGTAAAGTTAATGCTATGTGTCACGATTCCCATTGGTATGGCATACTTTGCCCAACATGCATGGAAAGTGGGTCTTTGCAGAATGAGGTCCTTATGAATTTGTCTTAGCCACAATGAATCATCTTGCTTATTTCTAGTTATTCTATGATACTTCTGCTATGTCTGTTATATTCAAATGGTGATGTAGGTATGGGCATCAAAATTTGGTGAAAGTGAAACATGCACATGCgtgcatgcacacacacacaacatgcaatgtATTCTTTGTATTGATATGTAGTTATGATGAATTTCCCACCAAATATACTGAATTCTTTTTTCAATCTCCCGTTGAGAGGTTTATAGCTGATGGGTAACGGTTTATTGTGCTCTCAGATTGAAATATTGCTGGGGAAGACTGAAAACTTTGATGAATTGATGGCGGCTGCTGCAGAGGAAAGGGAAGCTGCAGAGGCCGAAGAGCAAGGTTGAAGGGGTTTGTTTTGTAGTGTCTGGTTTGgcttgttcttgttgttctaaTACTGGTGAATGCACTTTattgtcaattttattttaggagatTTGTAGGTATCTAAAACATTGTGATCCTGAGGAGTTTGTTAACCTTCCGTGAAAATTTTGTCTAGTGTAGAAACCAAAACTGTCTGTTATTCAAAAGTTGATTCTCTTATCTAAATTTTGGCTTCTGTTTTGTCAAGCATATCTAATTTGACACTTTTGTTTAGAATATGCATCATAGTTGAAAGATTATTGTAGAATTGTACTTTCCATATATTTGGATATTTGATTTGGGGTCAGTTCTTTGCATCTACATTCCCAGCATGGTAATTTCAAGTTACGTATATGTACACTTTTATTTTGGGGGGGAGTTTCCTGAACGccttttgataagtaaaaatgcttaattaaaataaaatgaaaatagggTACACAGTAAGTGTATTAACAAGCCTTCAGAGGGTCAAAAACTATGATGCATGGAAAGTACAACTATTTAGTAAATCAAACAAAGAGCAAGAGGGTTTGATATGTTTTTTACTGTTTCTGttacatatatgtgtgtgtgtgtgtgtgtgtgtgagagagagagagatttgatgTCCAAGAAATGTTGAAGTTTtcggggggaaaaaaaaacacaatgcGTCTGGTTTGATCAAAATTTATATCGTGCTTCATGTTTCGACATCCATGGGGACTGGAATCAAATGTATCGTCTAATTAAAAATTACTGTATTGCAACGTAATCTTTTTATGAGGTTGCTTTGCTGTCTTAATcaacaaatttacaaattatgcaataaaatatccctaaaattatttagcaaaatgctcatggttttaaaaattgatttttacaaaatcaagttttatgtaaaattcaatattctcaaaattgagttttatgtatatttttaagtgaaacTTGACATTAGTAATGTTgagtttcacttaaattttcaaaaaaatttaaatggcaaaatatgcataaaactcGACATTGTTAATGTCAAATTCTATCTGTAACTCGATTTCGAGTTTCAAAAAGAGGaatattttgctaaataatttcaaaatattggtATTTTGTTGCATTGTTTGTAAATTAGATATGATTCTTAATTGACTCATTGGAATTAGATATGATTCTGTATTCATCCCTTAAGATAAAGGGTACCATCAAAACGAGATGGGCATCCCTCTGAAATCATTCTGTATAAATTTGTGGTTTCAATTCTAGTCCATCTCAATGTGGTGAAAAAACAGTCTAACTACTCACTTGTGAGATGTgggatttttttgcaatttaacaCCAAAATGttaacaatttcgttagttagcatcgtttcaaaactatttaggaaactaacatctcaaatctcaaaaacttgagttttatgTGCTGTTAGTGCTAAGGTGGAAAATTATCCACGTGGAACTCCCCAAAGAAATAATGCaacatcaacaaaaacaacaaagcaATAAACCCGAGAGATCAGACAAAAACAATGAAGCAACAAACTAGAGagatcaaacaaaaacaacgaAGCAAGAGATCAAAAATAGAAACCATAAGGTGGAAAATTATCCGCGTGGAACTCCCCAAAGAAATAATGCaacatcaacaaaaacaacaaagcaATAAACCCGAGAGATCAGACAAAAACAATGAAGCAACAAACTAGAGagatcaaacaaaaacaacgaAGCAAGAGATCAAAAATAGAAACCATGAAGAGGGCAACCTTAGACCTCCCTAACCCAAACCCCTCAGCTCGGACTAAACCTAGGCAGCAAAGGCTCCAAGCAACGACAGCGAAAGCTCCAGTGAAGGTTTTCCTCTgattccttcattttcttctactCTACCAGTACATGCAACTTGAACCTCTAAGACTTAAGTTGCTATAGTGAACTCATGTCTAaaagactcgagatgttagtttgctAATAAGTTTAGAAAAGATGAGAACTAACGAATATGTTTGAAACTTAGTGTTATATGGCAAATTTGACCATGCGATGTGGGTGAATGGCATTTCCAAGAAATGACTACTTGTGTGGAGATAATGAGAAAACGTGTGGAAATGTGGCCTTTGCTCATATACTAgtaaactcttttattttaggcttataaaacaaaacaatatagATTGGCACATCCTACggtcatataataataataataataataataataataatatcagcTGGTCTGAGTGTAAAAATGAGTAAAGCTAGATTCACATTaaaaattcacaacaatttCACCCCTTGCATATTAGAAGTCAACAATTTCACCCCCAAATTTGCATTCCACCTTACAAATgggccattaaaaaaattaattccagATTGTACTGGGTCCAAATGTGAGTGAGGTGATAGGCAAATCACGTGGTGCAATAAAATTGTTGTGAGTTTTTGTTGCAACcaaaattttattgtgtaaGAATAAGATGGTTGCAAATTAGgtaaaataagtttttcaattaaattcaaacacttgACTGCATTGATTAATAAGATAAGAATAACGTTACCTTTTCtaagaataattaaattcaaaacaaccaagtatttgaattcaattgaGAACCCaattctctctccaaaaaaaattaagaatccaATTTACTGCACCCAAGGTAAAGTATTTAAGTTTTACCTtgtaaacttatattttattgtgtggcacattttttatattttagcaaccaaaaaaaaaaaaaaaaattgtcaattagTTTTGGTTCAAATGGCAACATGTCATTCAGAAGTAAGTTGGAGGGTGACATTACAAATTCAAAATCGACTGATTGCGTAAGCTACTAATTGGCAATAACCATATGTATATACAAAAATCTTTTGAGCTTGTCTCAAGAAAACGGATTCTAAAAACTTTAATCAGAAATTTGAAGTCTATTAAATGGCAATAACGACCCCTTGGATGCTTGAATGGACCACAGTTTGAAAAAGCCACTTACATGCCTTTCAGCTCTTCACTGCATGAAAAGCCAGTCTCGTAttggatttgttaaaataacaaaattcatAAGATTAAGACAATGGAATTTATAATTCATCCAAGTTGTATCGTTTGGGGTCCTCCTCTGAGTTTCATTTTTCCACCTTGACTTCCTGATCAAAAtaccaaatctaaaaaaaatgtcaaccaCGGGCGTGTGGCCACACTTTCCACTTTCTGTAGCCTAGTCAGGGACTCAGGGTGATGGGAAATAGCAACCGTTGCTTGGatttaaaaattgtgtaaattggtCTTACATTGAAGTAAATAGGCTAAACATCTGATCTGAAACAAATTGGcaattctaaaaacacttataatgtaaaaatattcACTCAATCTATCTTAAATGGAGATTCTTGAGCTACATCCttgtaataaaaagaaatgcaaaatgGATGTAACATGTGACCTGTGAACCAATTTCGCCGACAATAAACCTTAGTTTTCCCTATCTAGAAACTGTTAGAACTCAAACCATCtattgtttattcaaaaaggtaaaaataaagTCTGCCACTTCTAAGGTtaatcatcttcttctttctcaaacaGTATCCTCTTGCATGCCTCATAGCACATGAAAGATATCCCAGCAGCGGGGACCAATTTCACACAACTTGGTCCCAACCCTCTATACAGACCTGGAAGCCCTTCATTTTCAAATATGCTCACGAGAGCATGAAGCATGCTTTGATACTGTCTCCCATTGATAGCTCCAGCAGCCTGCATATGCTTGCGAGCCACCTCAAGTGGGAAAGTTGCAGTACTGGAGATTGCACCAGCTGCTGATCCAATTAAAAGAGTCATAATACTCCCAATT
This DNA window, taken from Quercus robur chromosome 2, dhQueRobu3.1, whole genome shotgun sequence, encodes the following:
- the LOC126715360 gene encoding uncharacterized protein At2g34160-like, whose protein sequence is MEEITDGVNAMNLVGDSHKKNRIQVSNTKKPLFFYVNLAKRYMQQHNEVELSALGMAIATVVTIAEILKNNGLAVEKKIMTSTVDIKDDSRGRPIQKAKIEILLGKTENFDELMAAAAEEREAAEAEEQG